In the Quercus lobata isolate SW786 chromosome 5, ValleyOak3.0 Primary Assembly, whole genome shotgun sequence genome, one interval contains:
- the LOC115989192 gene encoding protein hsr-9-like — protein MANGTDSEEFVLLSWVRTGHKCEFAFAMKAQSEICRSLVRTRSRKTRNEAVATNRSKKLKKSDPKDVENDEVMDQKAKDLGDSMSEEEAKSDVVDLTSDDEPKGHVGESELVGEGGSKKDKSMPVFDKELKGGVVEMVQNPVKEEELVCESKPNVNEEMKTKPGVEKTNEDLVNNEKIEGVGIMFFFFFLVSLLIKYCFCQ, from the coding sequence ATGGCGAACGGTACGGATTCGGAGGAGTTCGTGTTGCTATCTTGGGTTCGGACGGGTCACAAGTGCGAGTTCGCCTTCGCAATGAAGGCGCAATCAGAGATCTGCAGGTCCTTGGTTCGAACCCGGTCCAGGAAGACCCGGAATGAGGCTGTGGCGACCAATAGAAGCAAGAAATTGAAGAAGTCGGATCCGAAGGACGTCGAGAACGACGAAGTTATGGATCAAAAGGCGAAGGATTTGGGCGATTCGATGAGTGAGGAGGAAGCGAAAAGCGACGTGGTGGACCTAACGAGCGACGACGAGCCGAAGGGGCACGTTGGAGAATCGGAATTGGTCGGAGAAGGGGGTTCCAAGAAGGACAAGTCAATGCCGGTTTTTGACAAGGAATTGAAGGGTGGAGTGGTTGAAATGGTTCAGAATCCTGTGAAGGAAGAGGAATTAGTGTGTGAAAGCAAGCCGAATGTGAATGAAGAGATGAAGACAAAGCCAGGAGTTGAGAAAACGAATGAGGATTTGGTTAACAATGAGAAGATTGAGGGGGTTggcataatgtttttttttttttttttggtttctctctTAATCAAATATTGTTTCTGCCAGTAG